In Helianthus annuus cultivar XRQ/B chromosome 8, HanXRQr2.0-SUNRISE, whole genome shotgun sequence, a single genomic region encodes these proteins:
- the LOC110872031 gene encoding probable E3 ubiquitin-protein ligase RHG1A: protein MATQLPKQRKPRLKSHPQTPTSSIQITEHIPRRKKLFGFLSFVDLGCGRFSSSVQPPGSTVSEKTRRRRKNKKKKKRKQGRNRGSCPENVCCAPPVVGFTYDVAHSTSADPSRRHHRQRSRASRQATVDRQQTLNAEQVEDVGFVRSNVSDSRQYNRLPRRSPGGISEIVMIEHNPLLDGRIEGSDRYGAWRINADIMSYEELVELSDRIGYVDGGLQEEEILECLKRPKKSFIKSVDFTSKVKDSKCSICQEECKGDEDLGRLECGHYHHLDCIKQWLLRKNECPICKTVAKPDK, encoded by the exons ATGGCCACCCAACTTCCAAAACAGAGGAAACCAAGACTCAAATCACACCCACAAACCCCAACCAGTTCCATTCAGATAACCGAACATATTCCACGTCGAAAAAAGCTTTTCGGGTTTCTTTCATTTGTCGATTTAGGCTGCGGCCGGTTTTCATCATCCGTGCAGCCTCCCGGATCAACCGTTTCGGAGAAaacgaggaggaggaggaagaacaagaagaagaaaaaaaggaAACAGGGGAGGAACAGAGGATCCTGTCCTGAGAATGTGTGTTGTGCTCCTCCGGTTGTCGGGTTTACATATGATGTTGCACATAGTACTAGTGCTGATCCGAGTAGACGACACCATAGACAG CGTTCGCGTGCATCGAGGCAAGCGACTGTGGATCGTCAACAAACGTTGAATGCTGAACAGGTTGAGGATGTGGGTTTTGTAAGGTCGAATGTATCGGATTCGAGACAGTATAATCGGCTTCCTCGGCGGTCTCCTGGAGGAATATCCGAG ATTGTAATGATTGAACATAATCCGTTGTTGGATGGGAGAATAGAAGGGAGCGATCGCTATGGAGCGTGGAGGATTAACGCGGATATCATGTCGTATGAG GAACTAGTGGAACTGAGTGACAGAATTGGGTATGTCGATGGTGGTCTGCAAGAAGAAGAAATACTAGAGTGTTTAAAAAGACCAAAGAAATCGTTTATTAAGTCCGTTGACTTTACCTCCAAAGTCAAAGACTCCAAATGTAGCATATGTCAA gaagaATGTAAGGGAGATGAAGATTTGGGACGACTCGAATGCGGGCATTACCATCACTTAGATTGCATAAAACAATGGCTACTTAGGAAAAACGAATGCCCGATTTGCAAAACCGTGGCTAAACCAGACAAGTGA